Proteins co-encoded in one uncultured Bacteroides sp. genomic window:
- the folP gene encoding dihydropteroate synthase: MSRSFSKIINVNGRLLDLSYPQVMGVLNITPDSFYSGCRVQTDQAIADRARQILDEGASIIDVGAYSSRPNAEDISPEEEKKRLRPALKILNENHPDAIISVDTFRADVAEMCVKEYGVAIVNDISGGEMDKKMFNTVVSLQVPYIMQHMQGTPQNMQDTPHYENLLKETFLYFAEKIQKLSEKGLNDLIIDPGFGFGKTLDHNYELLNHLEDFRIFELPILVGLSRKSMITKLLGIPTSEALNGTTVVNTIALQKGADIIRVHDVKEAVQAVKIVEKCRNK, encoded by the coding sequence ATGAGTCGATCATTCTCCAAAATTATCAATGTAAACGGAAGACTGTTAGATCTTTCATATCCTCAGGTAATGGGCGTTTTAAATATAACGCCAGATTCTTTTTATTCAGGTTGCCGTGTTCAGACAGATCAGGCAATAGCTGATCGTGCCAGACAGATTCTGGATGAGGGAGCTTCTATTATTGATGTCGGGGCTTATTCTTCACGTCCTAATGCAGAGGATATCTCTCCGGAGGAAGAAAAGAAAAGATTGCGTCCGGCATTGAAAATCTTAAATGAGAATCACCCAGATGCCATTATTTCTGTTGATACTTTCCGTGCGGATGTGGCAGAAATGTGTGTAAAAGAGTATGGCGTTGCTATTGTTAATGATATTTCCGGGGGTGAGATGGACAAAAAAATGTTCAATACAGTTGTGAGTCTTCAAGTTCCATATATAATGCAGCACATGCAAGGGACTCCTCAGAATATGCAAGATACTCCTCATTACGAGAATCTATTGAAAGAGACCTTTCTTTATTTTGCGGAGAAAATACAGAAACTTAGTGAAAAAGGACTGAATGATTTAATTATTGATCCTGGATTTGGCTTTGGCAAAACATTGGATCATAACTATGAATTGCTTAATCACCTGGAGGATTTTAGAATCTTTGAACTCCCGATACTTGTTGGATTGTCCAGAAAATCGATGATAACCAAATTACTTGGGATACCTACAAGTGAAGCATTGAACGGAACAACTGTAGTAAACACTATCGCTTTGCAGAAAGGGGCGGATATCATTCGGGTACACGACGTGAAAGAAGCTGTTCAAGCTGTGAAGATTGTAGAAAAATGTAGAAATAAATAA
- the cdaA gene encoding diadenylate cyclase CdaA — protein sequence MPNFAFGVKDFIDILLVAFLLYYTYKLMKASGSINVFAGILVFILIWLVVSQVLEMRLLGAIFNKLVSVGVLALIVLFQDEIRHFLLTLGSHQRASALARFLSGSSKEQMEKSDIVPIVLACLNMSKQRIGALIVVERSIPLYDIVRTGEVIDANVNQRLIENIFFKNSPLHDGAMVVSKKRIKAAGCILPVSHNLDIPKELGLRHRAAMGISQVTDAHAVIVSEETGAISVAFHGQFYLRLSAEELESILTKEN from the coding sequence ATGCCTAATTTTGCATTTGGAGTAAAAGACTTTATTGATATACTTTTAGTAGCTTTTTTGCTATATTACACCTATAAGCTGATGAAAGCATCGGGCTCTATAAATGTATTTGCAGGCATTCTTGTTTTTATTCTAATCTGGCTTGTTGTATCGCAGGTTCTGGAAATGCGATTACTGGGGGCTATTTTTAACAAATTGGTTAGTGTTGGTGTACTTGCACTTATTGTTCTTTTTCAAGATGAGATCCGACATTTTTTGCTTACTCTGGGTTCTCATCAACGGGCCAGCGCATTGGCTAGATTTCTGTCAGGGAGTTCAAAAGAGCAAATGGAGAAAAGTGACATTGTTCCTATTGTACTGGCTTGCCTTAATATGAGCAAACAGAGGATTGGCGCTTTAATCGTTGTTGAGCGTAGCATTCCCCTTTATGATATTGTTCGTACAGGTGAAGTGATTGATGCTAATGTAAATCAGCGGTTAATTGAAAATATATTTTTCAAAAACAGTCCTTTACACGATGGTGCAATGGTAGTCAGTAAAAAACGTATCAAAGCTGCGGGTTGTATTCTTCCGGTTTCTCATAACCTGGATATACCCAAAGAACTGGGCCTTCGTCATCGGGCAGCGATGGGCATATCTCAAGTAACGGATGCTCATGCTGTGATTGTCAGTGAAGAGACTGGAGCCATTTCTGTAGCTTTTCATGGTCAGTTCTACTTAAGACTAAGTGCGGAGGAATTGGAAAGCATTTTAACTAAAGAAAATTAA